Genomic segment of Bifidobacterium lemurum:
GCCACGCCCGGCTTGCTCTCATCGGGCGGAGTCCAGCCGTTCGGCTGATAGTTCGCCGGCGCGGGCGAAACGAACAGCGCGCCCAAGGTGATGGCCGCCCAGAAGGTCACGCCGAGGATCTTCAATGCGGTCGAGACGCCGAAGGTGCTGGAGAGGAAGCTCGCGATCGGCGAAAGCGTGGCCGGACCGATGGCCGCGGCGGCCAGCAGGATGCCCGAGGCTTTGCCGCGGATGTCCGGGAACCAACGCTGCGCGGTGGTCAGCGCCGGATTGTAGACCAGGCCGTTGCCCATGCCGGCGATCAGGCCGTGGAAGAGATACAGCATCGGGATGCTGCCGGCCATACCGGTCAGGAACCAGCCGAGACCGAAAACGAATCCGCCGATCAGCATCACCTTGCGCGGGCCGAACTTGTCGCAGATGCGCCCGGAGAAGATGCCGGTGACGGCCATCACCGTCTGGAAGATCGAATACGACAGGCTCACCTCGGCGGTGCTCCAGCCGTGCTGTTCGCTCAGCGGCGTGAGGAACACGCTGAACAGAGCGATGGAGGCCACGAAGAACATGACCACGAAAGCGGCGGCGAGCACGCCGTAACGGTTGGCCTCTTTGGGCGAGGCTGCGGTTGCGGTTGTCGAAGACACGTATTGCTCCTTGAATATTGGAAAACTGTTGATGATATGAACGCCTGGCGGCGACCACAGACCACACGTCGACTGGACGCCGCCGGTTCCGTAATCCCGAAATCCCGAAATCACGGAATCTCGGGATCGCGGGGACGCTTTAGATCAGTCCGCGCTGCTTCAGCGAGTTGACGGCGAACTGGCGGCGGCCGCCCGGTTTCGGCGTCAGATCGCCCATCATCAGGTGGAAGCCTCCGTCGACGCTGATTTCATCGCCGTTGACGAAGTCGGAACGCGGGCTCGCCAGGAACGCCACGGCGTTGGCGATGTCTTCCACTTCGCCGATGCGGCGGGAGGCGATGAG
This window contains:
- a CDS encoding OFA family MFS transporter produces the protein MSSTTATAASPKEANRYGVLAAAFVVMFFVASIALFSVFLTPLSEQHGWSTAEVSLSYSIFQTVMAVTGIFSGRICDKFGPRKVMLIGGFVFGLGWFLTGMAGSIPMLYLFHGLIAGMGNGLVYNPALTTAQRWFPDIRGKASGILLAAAAIGPATLSPIASFLSSTFGVSTALKILGVTFWAAITLGALFVSPAPANYQPNGWTPPDESKPGVAQGAVDGFDWKGMLSTPRFYVLLLVYAAAATAGTMLVGALSSIAQEQVGSVGAMTAAAFGAMVVSINTLSNFVGRLAFGAFYDKFGAFRCLSVMLVVTAVAMVAMSFATSAPFFIGCVIVLGCAFGALLVIYPPLTGETFGATHLGINYGIMFLGYALGAWIGPRVATSLHSDVFGYRNAFYAAAVITVIGLVVALLLAARVKRAGTMRASCR